A region of Etheostoma cragini isolate CJK2018 chromosome 2, CSU_Ecrag_1.0, whole genome shotgun sequence DNA encodes the following proteins:
- the LOC117936555 gene encoding galanin receptor 2a-like, giving the protein MDVSQDHLSDWSLVQPSFSPLLQYDGSQERLNQTYSFHSSVMLSSTFSSPTASLHQPLPSLLPSSLISSPLFSTTSASSSQQTSTFVYQPSSFPLSLSTFLLKDLANLESMLLWTLHEPSTIALTIMYCLSFILGFIGNLMSLRVLTNRQSRRLAGVSATRSLLVNLAVCDLAVVCVCMPITLGSQIYTAWVYGDLLCRAVPFTQAVSVSASVLTLTVISVNRYYSVRSPLRARSMFTRRRILATVAVVWTVSSIMCAPIAVVNQRREISFGTFAILVCEERWPQHRLKQGYNVLLFVMLYCLPVAFNLTIGFLTGRRLWGGKKSTFADLDPRSEALHASRLKTRQKIAKMVVCLVLLFAVSWLPLYLVDLWIDCEQRPPSWLLQTRPFAQWLGLTNSSLNPICYCFIGDLYRSAKVIRTRYYQKVSAIFGSSSFSSSAAVVSPTAVITDTKATAAERHHIAATAVAASAAIVAVPRLLSLARGQGLGRKVRDSSDSCAGSDHSISDWCRSSPSVCDSSLFPCQLHTLQHSIQTADPLPTRRHSVMENLGSLPLRMESVEIDVLPLRRHSGDRICSLSADKRNIITIGRDALCYSGQYRSKTSQTYYLVGDGQDETTDMTSL; this is encoded by the exons ATGGATGTGTCCCAGGACCACCTGTCAGACTGGAGCTTAGTGCAGCCCAGCTTCTCTCCGCTGCTCCAGTACGACGGCTCTCAGGAAAGACTCAACCAAACCTACAGTTTCCACAGCTCGGTGATGCTGTCCTCCACTTTCAGTTCCCCCACTGCCTCCCTCCATCAACCTCTACCTTCTCTGCTCCCTTCCTCCCTCATCTCCTCCCCTTTATTCTCCACCACTTCAGCCTCATCTTCTCAACAAACATCCACTTTTGTCTACCAAccctcctcttttcctttgtcCTTGTCCACCTTTCTTTTGAAAGACTTGGCCAACTTGGAGAGCATGCTGCTCTGGACTCTCCACGAGCCCAGCACAATCGCTCTGACCATCATGtactgtctgtctttcattttggGATTCATTGGGAACTTAATGTCCCTGCGCGTCCTCACCAACAGGCAGAGCCGGCGGCTAGCTGGTGTCAGCGCCACTCGCAGTCTGCTGGTGAACCTGGCGGTGTGTGACCtggctgtggtgtgtgtgtgcatgcccaTCACCCTGGGAAGTCAGATCTACACCGCTTGGGTGTACGGGGACCTCCTTTGTCGGGCGGTGCCCTTCACACAAGCTGTTTCGGTCTCAGCCAGTGTGTTGACGCTGACTGTGATCAGTGTGAATCGCTACTACAGTGTTCGATCACCACTGCGAGCACGCTCCATGTTTACCCGCCGTCGAATCTTAGCGACTGTCGCTGTGGTGTGGACAGTGTCTTCGATCATGTGCGCTCCTATTGCAGTGGTGAACCAGCGGCGGGAGATCAGCTTTGGGACATTTGCCATCTTGGTCTGTGAGGAGAGGTGGCCTCAGCATCGCCTTAAACAGGG ATATAATGTGCTGCTGTTTGTGATGCTCTACTGCCTGCCAGTGGCCTTTAACCTCACCATAGGCTTCCTTACTGGTAGGCGGCTTTGGGGTGgaaaaaaatccacttttgctgaTCTCGATCCTCGCAGCGAAGCTCTGCATGCCTCGCGCTTGAAGACGCGCCAAAAGATTGCCAAGATGGTTGTGTGTCTTGTGCTGCTGTTTGCAGTGTCCTGGCTGCCGCTCTACTTGGTTGACCTTTGGATTGACTGCGAGCAAAGGCCGCCATCTTGGCTCCTGCAGACACGGCCATTTGCCCAGTGGTTGGGCCTGACAAACTCCAGCCTTAACCCCATTTGTTACTGTTTCATAGGGGATCTGTACCGCTCAGCCAAAGTTATCCGGACGCGATACTACCAGAAGGTCTCCGCTATCTTTggctcctcctctttctccagctCAGCTGCCGTGGTGTCTCCTACTGCTGTGATTACAGACACCAAAGCGACTGCTGCTGAACGCCACCATATTGCTGCCACCGCTGTGGCAGCGTCTGCAGCCATCGTTGCAGTCCCCAGACTTTTAAGCTTGGCTAGAGGACAGGGACTCGGGCGGAAGGTCAGAGACAGTTCAGATAGCTGTGCAGGATCTGACCACAGTATCTCAGACTGGTGTCGGTCCAGTCccagtgtgtgtgacagctcCTTGTTCCCCTGCCAGCTCCACACACTCCAGCACTCCATACAAACAGCAGACCCTCTGCCAACAAGAAGACATTCTGTGATGGAGAACCTAGGATCATTACCTTTAAGAATGGAGTCTGTGGAGATAGATGTGCTGCCTTTAAGGAGGCATTCGGGGGACAGAATCTGTAGTCTGTCAGCTGATAAGAGAAACATCATTACCATTGGCAGAGATGCTCTCTGTTACTCTGGGCAGTACAGAAGCAAAACTTCACAAACCTACTATCTGGTAGGAGATGGGCAGGATGAAACAACCGATATGACCAGCCTGTAA